A segment of the Aureliella helgolandensis genome:
TACCACGAATGCGATTATCAAATAGGACACTGCCCACTGCATCTTGCTGCTTCAGGACCAGCAGTGCTAAACAGGCAGCCAGTACCGCCGCATACTCGAACTTCGTCGCCGCACCATGCCCGTAGCTCATACTGGCAGAACTATCGATCAGCAGCGTGCAGCGAAGGTTCGTGTCTTCTTCGTATTGCTTGATCACCAAACGATCTTGACGCGCCCAGACTTTCCAATCGACGTGCCGCACGTCGTCCCCCGGAACGTACTGCCGATGCTGTACGAACTCAACCGACTGCCCAAAATAGGGACTGCGGTGGGAGCCTGATAGAAAACCTTCGACGATCTGGCGGGCCTGCAATTCAAGCCGCTGTACCCGCTTGACCGCCTCAGGAGGCAAAAATCTTTTGGAAGCGGGCATCGCGTGTCAATTCGTCTTCAGCTGTAGGTGTTTCACGGACTAAACGATCGATCACATCATCGGTGGAAATGCCATCGCTCTCTGCCGCAAAGGTCACGACCATGCGATGCCGCAGCACCGGGCGACAGAGTTCTTGAATGTCCTCGACCGTCACGTGGGTGCGACCGTTGAGCAAAGCTCGAGCTTTACCTCCGAGCACCAAGAACTGAACCGCCCGAGGGCCTGCTCCCCAGCCAATTTGATCACGAACGAAATCAGGAACCCCTTCCGACCCAACCCGCGTCTGCCGCACAATGGCCAAAGCGTAACGAATCACATGGTCCGCGACAGGAACGCTACGCACCAAATCCTGCAGTTCCAGGATCTCTTCCCCCGTCAGTACTGCATCGACTTGCGTATTGACTCGAGACGTCGTCCGCCGCGCGACTTCCAGTTCTTCGTCGAATGAGGGGTAGTCGACCAAGACCTTAAACATGAATCGATCTTGTTGGGCTTCGGGAAGCGGGTACGTTCCTTCCTGCTCAATTGGATTCTGCGTTGCTAATACGAAGAAGGGATCGCTGAGTCCATGTCGCACTCGGCCCACGGTAACCTGCCGCTCTTGCATCGCTTCCAGCAAGGCAGCCTGCGTCTTCGGGGGAGTTCGATTAATCTCATCCGCCAAGATCACGTTGGCGAATAGAGGGCCCTCCATAAAGCGTCGCTGCAATGCGCCGCCCGGTTGCTCCTCGATCACCTCGGTGCCGGTGATATCTGCGGGCATTAAGTCAGGGGTAAACTGAATCCGACTGAATGATAAATTGAGTGTCCGAGCCAAAGTGCTGATCAACAAGGTTTTCGCTAGACCGGGAACGCCTTCGAGCAGGCAGTGTCCGCGGCTAAAGATACTGATCAACAGTTCATCGATCACATCCTGTTGACCGACGATGACCTTGCTCAACTGTTGCAGAATACTCTCTCGGGCCGCCTGCAGTTTTTTGATTGCATCCGGAGAAATATCATGGTCTCCACCACTACTTTGGATCATGCAGCTTTCCTAACTGACCAAAGAACTTTAGTTTGTAACCGCTAAGTCTGAAGGAGAATGCGACGAAAAGCTAGCCCCCTCTCTTAGACTTGCAAACCTCCCCCACTGACCAACCGATGCAAGGTTTGGGGAGGCATGCCAGAGCCCCTTTTTCACGGTCCATTCTCGGGGGGATACCAAGCCGCCTGCGGCAAGCCTGCACTGGCCCCCAAGAGTAACTCTAGCTCGTCTTCTAATCCTCGTGACTACTCGCTACAATGCTCCCCATATCGAGTGAACCTGGCAAACTGTTCTGGGCTCTTCCTCTCAGAACGGAACCAGTTTTGCCTGTTCGTAATGCAGAGACGATCGCATCGGATTCAGGCGGGGGACACAACTCCGGGCACTCGAAGGCAAGCATTGGCTAGGTGGTGGAATGGCAGACACACAGGATTTAAAATCCTGAGAGGGGTTTCCCTCGTGCGGGTTCGAGTCCCGCCCTAGCTACTATTTTTGTTTTGTTAAACGAACGGTCGTGCTTCGCTCGTTTCCGCCATTCGGCCCTCAGGCGGGATGCCACAATTGCCGCCTTTCCCTCCTATTGCGGTGAAGACGCGAATTTGATCTGCACCCGGCAGCGCAACCCGGTCCGCATTTTGCGCAGGCTGAAGAGACGACGTCTCTCACCGTCGTGCAAGCTTCTTATTTCTCAGCGCGGTCCCTAAGTCAACTCTCCCCAACACGCATCAATTCACGCGGCGGCGTTCACGCCAA
Coding sequences within it:
- a CDS encoding AAA family ATPase — its product is MIQSSGGDHDISPDAIKKLQAARESILQQLSKVIVGQQDVIDELLISIFSRGHCLLEGVPGLAKTLLISTLARTLNLSFSRIQFTPDLMPADITGTEVIEEQPGGALQRRFMEGPLFANVILADEINRTPPKTQAALLEAMQERQVTVGRVRHGLSDPFFVLATQNPIEQEGTYPLPEAQQDRFMFKVLVDYPSFDEELEVARRTTSRVNTQVDAVLTGEEILELQDLVRSVPVADHVIRYALAIVRQTRVGSEGVPDFVRDQIGWGAGPRAVQFLVLGGKARALLNGRTHVTVEDIQELCRPVLRHRMVVTFAAESDGISTDDVIDRLVRETPTAEDELTRDARFQKIFAS